The Thermodesulfobacteriota bacterium genome has a window encoding:
- a CDS encoding type IV toxin-antitoxin system AbiEi family antitoxin gives MPKETHNKEAEILERALEAFNKLTGLGFVVEGREVDIEGRQADVISLAVDGKVIRYVAEIEKFLTPVKIHLIFLAKFAQFHLKRIIVTDYINPNLAEQLRKLDIPFIDMAGNAYINEPPVFIFIKGNKQAIEVLTKKRKIRAFQPTGLKVVFAFLCQPELVNAPYREIAKKAKVALGTVGWAIRDLNAAGFLIGTKKRGRRLINKRKLLDRWTETYPENLRPKLMLGRFQANEDEWWKFTQIQDFDAYWGGEVAAAKTTQYLRPEIVTIYVKNDPTRLLLQKKLAKKPNGNVEILKAFWEIEYNWPYKDLVPPILIYADLIATGDARNTETAKIIYERELARLIGED, from the coding sequence ATGCCAAAGGAAACTCATAATAAAGAGGCTGAAATTCTTGAAAGAGCTTTAGAGGCTTTCAATAAATTAACCGGCTTGGGTTTTGTGGTTGAAGGGAGAGAAGTAGATATTGAAGGTCGCCAAGCTGATGTCATTAGCCTAGCAGTGGATGGAAAAGTTATTAGATATGTTGCTGAGATTGAAAAATTTCTTACACCAGTCAAAATTCATTTAATCTTTCTTGCGAAATTTGCACAGTTCCACCTAAAGAGAATAATTGTTACAGATTATATAAACCCAAATTTAGCTGAGCAATTAAGGAAATTGGATATACCCTTCATCGACATGGCGGGCAACGCATATATAAATGAACCTCCGGTGTTTATATTTATCAAGGGTAATAAACAAGCAATTGAAGTTCTTACTAAGAAACGAAAGATAAGGGCTTTTCAACCTACAGGATTAAAGGTCGTATTTGCTTTTCTGTGTCAGCCGGAATTAGTGAATGCCCCATATAGAGAAATTGCCAAGAAAGCAAAAGTTGCATTAGGAACAGTCGGCTGGGCAATAAGAGACCTAAATGCGGCAGGCTTTTTAATCGGGACTAAAAAGCGAGGCAGGAGGCTCATAAATAAGAGAAAACTATTGGATCGATGGACAGAAACCTATCCTGAAAACCTAAGACCGAAATTAATGCTTGGTAGATTCCAAGCCAATGAAGATGAATGGTGGAAGTTTACTCAAATACAAGATTTTGATGCCTATTGGGGTGGTGAAGTAGCAGCGGCGAAAACAACCCAATATTTGAGACCAGAAATTGTTACTATTTATGTAAAGAACGATCCAACAAGATTATTACTACAAAAGAAACTTGCAAAGAAACCAAACGGTAACGTTGAGATCCTTAAAGCTTTTTGGGAAATAGAGTATAACTGGCCTTATAAAGATTTAGTTCCACCAATTTTGATTTACGCGGATTTAATTGCAACTGGCGATGCCAGAAATACTGAAACTGCCAAAATAATATATGAGCGAGAACTTGCTAGACTTATCGGGGAAGATTGA
- a CDS encoding adenosine deaminase, whose protein sequence is MEDFTKKIPKAELHIHIEGTLEPEMMFMMAGRNGIKLPYRSVEEVKQAYQFENLQSFLDVYYAGAQVLKNEEDFYDLTMSYLKRVSQDNVRHTEIFFDPQTHTRRGIPFETVIDGIYGALVDGRRELNISSYLILCFLRDLSSEDAMSTLELALPFKDKIIGVGLDSDEMGNPPGKFTQVFEKARQAGFLPVAHAGEEGPAEYIREALDKLKVLRIDHGVRCVEDTELVQELAKEEIPLTVCPISNVKLCVFPSMEKHNVKYLMDQGLLVTINSDDPAYVGGYVGDNYLAVQSTFNLTKEDIYRLAKNSFQASFLPETEKRKYIAELDAFMAANK, encoded by the coding sequence GTGGAGGATTTCACCAAAAAAATTCCAAAGGCGGAACTTCACATCCATATCGAAGGAACCTTAGAGCCGGAGATGATGTTCATGATGGCCGGGAGAAACGGGATAAAACTTCCTTACCGTTCGGTGGAAGAGGTAAAGCAGGCTTACCAGTTTGAAAACCTGCAGTCCTTTCTCGACGTTTACTATGCTGGTGCTCAGGTTTTAAAAAATGAGGAGGATTTCTACGACCTAACTATGTCTTATCTCAAACGGGTGTCTCAGGACAACGTAAGGCATACGGAGATCTTCTTCGACCCGCAAACTCATACCAGGCGTGGTATTCCCTTCGAGACGGTAATAGACGGTATATATGGTGCGTTGGTCGACGGGCGGAGAGAGCTTAATATTTCCTCCTATCTGATTCTGTGCTTCTTGAGGGACTTGAGCAGTGAAGACGCCATGAGCACACTGGAACTAGCGCTACCGTTTAAGGATAAAATAATCGGTGTGGGCTTGGATTCCGACGAGATGGGTAATCCTCCCGGTAAGTTTACCCAGGTTTTTGAGAAGGCACGGCAAGCGGGCTTTCTACCTGTAGCTCATGCAGGCGAAGAAGGCCCGGCCGAGTACATCCGCGAAGCACTCGACAAGCTGAAGGTCCTCCGCATAGACCATGGAGTGCGCTGTGTGGAAGACACGGAGCTGGTGCAAGAACTGGCTAAAGAAGAGATTCCTCTTACGGTCTGTCCCATTTCCAACGTGAAGTTGTGTGTTTTCCCGAGCATGGAGAAACACAACGTCAAATATCTCATGGACCAGGGTCTCCTCGTAACTATTAATTCCGACGACCCGGCCTATGTCGGAGGTTATGTGGGGGATAATTATCTAGCCGTTCAATCTACTTTCAATCTAACCAAGGAGGATATCTACCGTCTAGCCAAAAACTCTTTTCAGGCCAGTTTCCTGCCGGAGACAGAGAAGCGGAAATACATCGCCGAGCTTGATGCTTTTATGGCTGCCAATAAATGA
- a CDS encoding AMP-binding protein, with protein sequence MLLHDLFAEALKNTPDKEAIIFKGRSTSYRELYDLMNRSARALLSLGIVRGDRVAIFMENRVELVELYFACFRICAIAVPLNHRYQTDEVIYAVNHCGAKVLIADGSLFPRAEGIKDSVQSLQGIYVFGDEPTNMENSWSRILKNLPENAEWPLVQENDPAMILYTSGSTNKPKGVTHTHGSIFHTASSRKISQCLTEEDVSLAATAICHAGASIGVTFPTLYAGGTVVILEKTDPVLFLEALIKHRPTRTVILPAQLLDAVEHPQAQSVDFNCLKEVECGGDQISHDLYEHFNKVAGYELNQLYGLTECEGACINPPFGLIKRGSIGKPREGVEIRLVNPDGKDVPDGEIGEILIKSASVMIGYWNDPENTKKTFLDGWLRTGDLGRRDEDGYHHFNGRIKEVIIKGGSNVAPGEVEEVIDDHPDVIISGVVGTPDPRYGQLIHAFIELKPGLENPPGEKELSAYAAKRLAAYKVPDRWTFVEELPRNEVGKIDRRGLHALAAKLDSK encoded by the coding sequence ATGTTACTTCACGATCTATTTGCAGAAGCGCTCAAGAATACTCCCGATAAAGAGGCGATTATCTTTAAGGGCAGGTCAACCTCGTATCGAGAACTTTATGATTTGATGAATAGGTCGGCGCGCGCCCTTTTAAGCCTGGGCATTGTCCGCGGCGATAGGGTAGCTATTTTCATGGAAAACCGTGTCGAATTAGTCGAACTTTATTTTGCCTGCTTCAGAATTTGTGCTATAGCGGTTCCGTTAAACCACCGTTATCAAACCGACGAGGTAATCTATGCAGTCAATCACTGTGGAGCTAAGGTGCTGATAGCAGATGGAAGTTTATTTCCCAGAGCCGAAGGCATAAAGGATTCAGTGCAATCCCTTCAAGGGATCTACGTATTCGGCGATGAACCCACAAATATGGAAAATTCCTGGAGCAGGATTCTAAAAAATCTGCCGGAGAATGCGGAATGGCCATTAGTCCAGGAGAACGACCCGGCAATGATTCTATATACCTCCGGCAGCACCAATAAACCAAAAGGGGTCACCCATACTCACGGTTCGATTTTCCATACCGCTTCGAGCCGTAAAATCTCGCAGTGCCTAACCGAAGAAGATGTCTCTTTGGCGGCCACGGCGATTTGTCATGCCGGGGCGTCAATTGGAGTGACCTTCCCTACTCTATATGCAGGTGGTACAGTGGTCATATTAGAAAAAACCGACCCGGTTCTATTTCTCGAAGCCTTGATAAAGCACCGTCCAACCCGCACCGTGATTCTCCCTGCGCAATTACTTGATGCAGTAGAACATCCCCAGGCCCAGTCGGTTGATTTTAACTGCCTCAAGGAAGTAGAATGCGGAGGAGACCAGATATCGCATGATTTATATGAACACTTCAACAAGGTTGCCGGTTATGAATTGAACCAGCTATATGGTCTCACCGAATGCGAGGGTGCTTGCATAAACCCACCGTTCGGGTTGATTAAGCGAGGATCAATAGGGAAGCCCAGGGAGGGCGTCGAAATTCGCCTAGTTAATCCGGATGGTAAAGATGTTCCTGATGGGGAGATCGGAGAAATCCTGATTAAAAGCGCTTCGGTGATGATTGGATACTGGAATGACCCCGAGAACACGAAAAAAACATTCTTGGACGGCTGGCTCAGGACAGGCGATTTGGGGCGAAGGGATGAAGACGGCTACCACCATTTTAACGGAAGGATAAAGGAAGTAATCATAAAAGGCGGCTCAAACGTTGCACCCGGTGAAGTAGAGGAAGTAATCGATGACCACCCGGATGTGATTATAAGCGGGGTGGTCGGGACGCCCGACCCGCGCTACGGACAGCTTATACACGCCTTCATCGAATTAAAACCAGGTTTAGAGAACCCTCCCGGAGAAAAAGAGCTTTCTGCCTACGCGGCCAAAAGATTGGCGGCCTACAAGGTGCCCGACCGCTGGACATTTGTCGAAGAACTCCCCAGGAACGAAGTGGGCAAGATTGACCGGAGAGGCTTACACGCGCTTGCGGCCAAGCTTGATTCTAAATAG